The region CATGCAGGCGGCCCGGGAACTGTGCGACCGCCACGACGCCCTGCTGGTCGCGGATGAGATCCAGTGCGGGATGGGGCGGACCGGAAAATTTTTCGGGTTCGAGCATTACGGCATCCGGCCGGACGTGGTCACGGTGGCCAAATCGCTGGCGGCGGGGTACCCGCTCGGGGCCGTCCTCGGCAACGGGCGCGTCGCCGGCAGCCTCGGACCGGGCGATCACGGCACAACCTTCGGCGGCGGTCCGCTGGCGTGCCGGGTGGCGCTCGAGGTCCTGGCCGTCATCGAGGAGGAAGGGTTGATCCGGAATGTCCGGGAGATGGGGGACTACCTCGCCGAGGGGCTCCGGTCCCTTGCGCGCAGGCATCCGCTGATGGGGGAGATCCGGGCCCTGGGGCTGATGATCGGGGTCGAACTCGGCGCCTCGGCCAGGGAGACGGTCGACCGGCTGCTCGAGAAGGGCGTCATCGCCAACGCCGCGCACGAAACCGTGCTCCGTCTGCTTCCCCCCTTCGTCATAACCCGTAAGGAGTGCGACCTGTTCCTCGAGACGCTCGACGGGGTGCTCGGGGGGATCGAAGAGGAACAGCCACGACCGTCCTGACGGGGGAGCCGATGGCCGAAAGGATCTGCAACGAGTGTTTTCATTGTCCCAAATTCAATCAATGCGATGACATCGCGATGGTCGTGCGGCTATGACAGGAAAAAGATCGAAAACAGGCAACGGGAATCCGGCCGCGGGCTGGCATGAAATCGAGGGGGGGCTGACGGCGCCCCAGGGGTACCTGGCTTCGGGGGTGTCGGCCGGGATCAAGGACAAGGGGCCCGATCTGGCCGTGGTGTTCTCCTCCCGGCCGACTTCGGCCGCCGGGGTATTCACCCTGAACCGGGTCCAGGCGGCCCCCGTCCTGCTCTCACGGGAGCATCTGAAGGTTTCCCGCGGACGGGTCCGGGCGGTGCTGATCAATTCGGGGTGCGCCAACGCCTGCACCGGGGAGAGGGGGATGAAGGACGCCCGCCTCAGCGCCCGCAGCCTGGCGTCGCACCTGAACCTGGAGCCCGCGGAAGTGCTGGTCGCCAGCACGGGGGTGATCGGCGCCTTCCTTCCCATGCCGAAGATGTTGAAGGGAATAGCCGGGGCGGTGTCGGCCCTGAATTCCATGGGGGGGAGCGCGGCCGCGCGGGCGATCCTGACGACCGACACCGTGGAGAAGACCTTCGCGGTCGAAGGCCGCATCGGGGGGAAGACGGTGCGCATAGGGGGGATGGCCAAGGGTTCCGGCATGATTCATCCCAACATGGCCACCATGATCGCCGTCCTCACCACCGACCTGCGCATCCCGCCGCGCGAACTCGGCCGCTGCCTGCGCCGGGCCGCGGACCGCACCTTCAACTGCCTCACCGTGGACGGGGACACCTCGACGAACGACACCGTGCTGGTCATGGCCAACGGGGCCTCGGAGGCCTCTCTGGCGGACAGCCGGGCCGTGTCCTTTTTCGAGAAGGGACTCCTCGCGGTCTGCGAGGAACTGGCCCGGCGCATCGCCCGGGACGGGGAGGGGGCGACCAAGTTCGTGGAGATCACCGTCAAGGGGGCGGCCGATTTCGAATCGGCGCGCAGGGTGGCCAAGACCATCGCGCATTCGCCCCTGGTCAAGACCGCGCTCTACGGCCAGGAGCTGAACTGGGGCCGCATCCTGGCCGCGGTCGGGTACAGCGGGGTCTCCTTCGACCCCGACGAGGTCGTGCTCGGCCTCAACGGGATTCCGATCTTCCGAGGCGGCGCCCCCGTCGCTTCGACCCGGAGCCGGGCCGAGGAAGCGATGAAGGAGCACGACCTCCGGATCGAGGTCGACCTCGGGGAGGGGAAGGCGAGCGCCCGCGTCTGGACCTGCGACCTCAGCCACGAGTACGTCAATATCAACGCGAGCTATATCTCCTGAGCCGCGCCGGGGACGCGCAAATTGTCTTGACAATCGTCTTTGCCGGTCTAAGATACCGTAAGACCGCATGCAGGGTCGACGGGATGGACTATTATGAGGCTTTACCAGCCGGAACGGTGTGACGCCATATTCCACCTCCGAATCCTCCGCCTTAAAGAGCGCCTTAATCTCCCCAGGCCTTAACCCGATGTCCGCCCGCAAGTCCGGCGGCAGAACCGGGTCCAGGAAACCGGTGAAAGGATCCAGCAATGACAGATCGAGTGCTCATTTTCGATACCACGTTAAGGGACGGCGAGCAGTCTCCCGGGGCCAGCATGACCATCAGGGAAAAGCTGATGCTGGCCGAGCAACTGGAACGGATGCGTGTGGATGTCATTGAAGCCGGTTTCCCGGTCTCGTCCGAGGGGGACTTCGAGTCCGTGCGGCGGATTTCGGAAAAGATCCGCTCCATCACCATTGCCGGCCTGGCCCGCTGCAACCAGGGGGACATCGACCGCTGCTGGGAGGCGGTCAAGGCGGCGGCAAAGCCAAGAATTCACGTATTCATCGCAACATCCGATATACACCTGAAGTATAAGTTGAATAAAAGCAGGGAGCAGGTGCTCCAAAGCGCCCGGGAGGCGGTGGCCTACGCCCGCTCCCTCTGCCCCGAGGTGGAGTTTTCCGCGGAGGACGCCACCCGGTCGGATCTGTCCTACCTGGCCGAAGTCGTGGAGGCGGTGATCGCCGCCGGGGCGGACGTGGTGAATATCCCCGACACCG is a window of Acidobacteriota bacterium DNA encoding:
- the argJ gene encoding bifunctional glutamate N-acetyltransferase/amino-acid acetyltransferase ArgJ; its protein translation is MTGKRSKTGNGNPAAGWHEIEGGLTAPQGYLASGVSAGIKDKGPDLAVVFSSRPTSAAGVFTLNRVQAAPVLLSREHLKVSRGRVRAVLINSGCANACTGERGMKDARLSARSLASHLNLEPAEVLVASTGVIGAFLPMPKMLKGIAGAVSALNSMGGSAAARAILTTDTVEKTFAVEGRIGGKTVRIGGMAKGSGMIHPNMATMIAVLTTDLRIPPRELGRCLRRAADRTFNCLTVDGDTSTNDTVLVMANGASEASLADSRAVSFFEKGLLAVCEELARRIARDGEGATKFVEITVKGAADFESARRVAKTIAHSPLVKTALYGQELNWGRILAAVGYSGVSFDPDEVVLGLNGIPIFRGGAPVASTRSRAEEAMKEHDLRIEVDLGEGKASARVWTCDLSHEYVNINASYIS